In Molothrus ater isolate BHLD 08-10-18 breed brown headed cowbird chromosome 20, BPBGC_Mater_1.1, whole genome shotgun sequence, the following are encoded in one genomic region:
- the ENDOG gene encoding endonuclease G, mitochondrial, producing MLRARWVLPLAVGAGLGAALARWERREPERGDAAEGLLARLPVLPAVAAASLPAPPGSVRTELSKYGLPGLAQLRSRESYVLCYDPRSRSALWVIEQLNRDTLSGASDRAACDFQEDDSVHEYHRATNADYRGSGFDRGHLAAAANHRWSQKAMRDTFYLSNIAPQNPHLNQNAWNNLEKYCRSLAKNNRNVYVCTGPLFLPRMEADGKMYVKYQVIGKNNVAVPTHFFKVLILEKESGEIELRSYVMPNSPVDDKIPLERFLVPIESIERASGLLFVPNILRRTSNLKAVNPD from the exons ATGCTGCGGGCCCGGTGGGTGCTGCCGCTGGCGGTGggcgcggggctgggggcggcccTCGCCCGCTGGGAGCGCCGGGAGCCGGAGCGGGGCGATGCGGCCGAGGGGCTGCTGGCCCGCCTGCCCGTGCTGCCCGCCGTGGCGGCGGCCAGCCTGCCCGCGCCGCCGGGCTCGGTGCGCACCGAGCTGAGCAAGTACGGGCTGCCCGGGCTGGCGCAGCTGCGGAGCCGCGAGTCCTACGTGCTGTGCTACGACCCGCGGAGCCGCAGCGCGCTCTGGGTCATCGAGCAGCTCAACCGGGACACGCTCAGCGGCGCTTCCGACCGCGCCGCCTGCGACTTCCAGGAGGACGACTCGGTGCACGAATATCACCGCGCCACCAACGCCGACTACCGCGGCAGCGGCTTCGACCGCGGGCACCTGGCGGCCGCCGCCAACCACCGGTGGAGCCAGAAGGCCATGCGGGACACGTTCTACCTGAGCAACATCGCCCCGCAG AATCCTCATTTAAATCAGAATGCCTGGAATAACCTTGAGAAGTACTGCAGGAGCTTGGCAAAAAACAACAGGAATGTCTACGTCTGCACAGGACCCCTCTTCCTGCCCAG GATGGAGGCCGATGGGAAGATGTATGTGAAGTACCAGGTGATTGGGAAGAACAACGTGGCTGTCCCCACCCATTTCTTCAAGGTGCTCATCTTGGAAAAGGAGAGTGGGGAGATTGAGTTGCGCTCCTACGTGATGCCCAACAGCCCCGTGGATGATAAAATCCCCCTGGAACGGTTCCTGGTTCCCATTGAGAGCATTGAGAGAGCCTCAGGGCTCCTCTTTGTCCCAAACATCCTCAGGAGAACAAGTAACTTGAAAGCAGTGAACCCTGACTAG